Proteins from a genomic interval of Gadus morhua chromosome 21, gadMor3.0, whole genome shotgun sequence:
- the c21h1orf198 gene encoding uncharacterized protein C1orf198 homolog, with amino-acid sequence MAAATMAGLDAHRMEEKKLEYFSSINSMARKIMQERERIKADHGSSWEKMTPNEQDNAIDNSLMDPHIRARYAMHRVDREEVVCYPKLLIQTGQKIVHFGDEDITWQDEHSAPFSWETKSQLEFSLISGTTEQGASSSDSKASKLPVASQLNKSTAGNKVASSEGPGWRAEEESSFWKISAERTRLEGEQADFQSLTPSQIKSLEKGEKPLPSYLRLESTPTIKESVLEVADPQPPAPARAAPSKHRASKPPAPPPPIPVAVPVAAAITTPAAIKPAVAPPATISIAADPLPTAIPEASMAGAGWERSQSTLPSVGSAMDEMFSSSQLSKPPVVSPRHDHSRRKKKEAEVEDPSLANSPTFAQFNTNNSILKTGFDFLDNW; translated from the exons ATGGCTGCTGCGACCATGGCAGGGCTAGATGCCCACAGGATGGAGGAAAAGAAGTTGGAGTACTTCTCCTCCATCAATTCGATGGCCAGGAAAATtatgcaggagagggagaggatcaAAGCCGACCACGGCTCGTCGTGGGAGAAGATGACGCCGAACGAGCAGGACAACGCCATCGACAACTCTCTCATGGATCCTCACATCCGAGCTCGATACGCCATGCACAGAGTGGACCGGGAAGAAGTCGTCTGTTACCCTAAATTGCTCATTCAGACGGGTCAGAAAATAGTCCACTTTGGAGACGAG gACATCACCTGGCAAGATGAGCACTCCGCCCCCTTCTCATGGGAAACTAAG AGTCAGTTGGAGTTCAGCTTGATCTCAGGAACCACAGAGCAAGGCGCTTCATCCTCCGACTCCAAGGCCTCCAAGCTGCCTGTGGCCAGCCAGCTCAACAAAAGCACAGCAGGGAACAAG GTGGCCAGCAGCGAGGGCCCAGGGTGGCGGGCCGAGGAGGAGTCGTCCTTCTGGAAGATCAGCGCCGAGCGGACCCGGCTGGAAGGAGAGCAGGCAGACTTCCAGTCCCTCACCCCGAGCCAGATCAAGTCCCTGGAGAAAGGGGAGAAGCCCCTCCCCTCTTACCTTCGACTG GAGTCCACCCCTACCATCAAGGAGTCGGTGTTGGAGGTAGCCGACCCCcaacccccagccccagccaggGCTGCCCCATCCAAGCACCGCGCCTCAAAGCCCCCCGCCCCACCGCCACCCATCCCTGTGGCGGTTCCTGTTGCTGCGGCCATCACCACGCCGGCCGCCATCAAACCCGCGGTCGCCCCGCCCGCCACCATCTCCATCGCCGCCGACCCCCTGCCGACGGCCATCCCGGAGGCTAGCATGGCGGGGGCGGGCTGGGAGCGCAGCCAGAGCACCCTGCCCTCGGTGGGCAGCGCCATGGACGAGATGTTCTCCAGCAGCCAGCTGAGCAAGCCCCCGGTGGTGTCTCCGCGCCACGACCACAGCCgcaggaagaagaaggaagCGGAGGTGGAGGACCCGTCGCTGGCCAACAGCCCCACCTTCGCCCAG ttcaacacaaacaacagcatCCTGAAGACGGGATTCGACTTCCTAGACAACTGGTAA
- the clec11a gene encoding C-type lectin domain family 11 member A — protein sequence MGPQFSVVVMLCLCSLGFCAPPTQQSVAAMKKARGDVPDQLPEPEPEPTSQLSDFENTYNYILSRLADMDQAIHKLNVGHYTLDVKVSQMGDRLSRIDGKVVELEDIIHDLDKYSKDNRKEMGRLEGCQKGRRVGYKCYLVYRNFEDYAGASRKCMERGGRLAMPRDRREQEAVADYVKAFYQTGNWPVWLGINDLLSEGMYLFDDGTRVSYFQWRKHFLSSQPDGGRRENCVAMSSDDGDWWDHYCDRNMGYLCEFDDRVAL from the exons atggGACCTCAGTTCTCCGTTGTCGTtatgttgtgtctgtgttctctGGGTTTTTGTGCTCCACCAACGCAG caATCTGTGGCGGCGATGAAAAAGGCAAGAGGTGATGTTCCTGATCAGCTTCCAGAGCCAGAACCCGAGCCCACCAGCCAGTTGTCGGACTTTGAGAACACATACAACTACATCT TGTCCAGACTGGCAGACATGGACCAGGCTATTCATAAGTTGAATGTTGGCCACTACACCCTGGACGTCAAAGTCTCCCAGATGGGGGACCGCTTATCCCGGATAGATG GCAAAGTAGTAGAGCTGGAGGACATCATCCATGATCTGGACAAGTACAGCAAAGACAATCGTAAGGAGATGGGGCGACTGGAAG GATGCCAGAAAGGGCGCCGGGTGGGCTACAAGTGTTACCTGGTCTACAGAAACTTTGAGGACTATGCGGGGGCGTCACGCAAGTGCATGGAGCGCGGTGGCCGCCTGGCCATGCCCCGCGACCGCCGggagcaggaggcggtggcAGACTATGTAAAGGCCTTCTACCAGACCGGGAACTGGCCTGTGTGGCTGGGCATCAACGACCTGCTCTCGGAGGGCATGTACCTGTTCGACGACGGCACGCGCGTCTCCTACTTCCAGTGGCGCAAACACTTCCTGTCAAGCCAGCCGGACGGCGGCAGGCGGGAGAACTGCGTGGCGATGTCATCGGACGACGGTGACTGGTGGGACCATTACTGCGACCGCAACATGGGCTACCTCTGCGAGTTCGACGACAGGGTGGCCCTTTAG